In Streptomyces ambofaciens ATCC 23877, a single genomic region encodes these proteins:
- a CDS encoding DegT/DnrJ/EryC1/StrS family aminotransferase has protein sequence MTTRVWDYLAEYEAERADLLDAVDQVFRSGQLILGPSVSAFEEEFAAYLGLAHGVGVDNGTNALVLALRALGVGPGDEVITVSNTAAATVVAVDQVGATPVFVDVRESDHLLDTAQVAAAITPRTRCLLPVHLYGQCVDLPSLEELATRHDLVIIEDCAQAHGARRHGRPAGTTGKAAAFSFYPTKVLGAYGDAGAVVTDDAGTDAALRRLRYYGMDEQRSVARTPGHNSRLDEIHAEILRRKLRRLDGYIEARRRIAARYAEALADTDLVLPAVTPGNDHVYYAYVVRHPRRDAVIEALQPRGVHLSVHYRRPVHTMDGFAHLKQAKGSLPVTEALADEIFSLPMYPSLPEEQQDRVIAALREVLRTV, from the coding sequence ATGACCACGCGCGTATGGGACTACCTCGCCGAGTACGAGGCGGAGCGTGCGGACCTCCTCGACGCCGTCGACCAGGTGTTCCGCTCCGGACAACTTATACTCGGACCCTCCGTCAGTGCCTTCGAGGAGGAGTTCGCCGCCTACCTCGGACTGGCGCACGGCGTCGGCGTCGACAACGGCACCAACGCCCTCGTCCTCGCGCTGCGCGCCCTGGGCGTGGGACCGGGCGACGAGGTGATCACGGTGTCCAACACCGCCGCCGCCACCGTCGTCGCCGTCGACCAGGTCGGAGCCACCCCCGTCTTCGTCGACGTGCGCGAGAGCGACCACCTGCTGGACACCGCCCAGGTCGCGGCCGCGATCACCCCGCGCACCCGCTGCCTGCTGCCCGTCCACCTCTACGGCCAGTGCGTCGACCTCCCCTCGCTGGAGGAACTCGCCACCCGGCACGACCTGGTGATCATCGAGGACTGCGCCCAGGCGCACGGTGCCCGTCGGCACGGCCGACCGGCCGGCACCACCGGCAAGGCCGCGGCGTTCTCCTTCTACCCGACGAAGGTCCTCGGTGCCTACGGCGACGCGGGAGCGGTGGTCACCGACGACGCGGGCACCGACGCCGCGCTGCGCAGGCTCCGGTACTACGGCATGGATGAGCAACGCAGTGTCGCCCGGACCCCCGGCCACAACTCCCGCCTCGACGAGATCCACGCCGAGATCCTGCGCCGCAAGCTGCGGCGCCTCGACGGATACATCGAGGCCCGGCGCCGGATCGCGGCCCGCTACGCCGAGGCACTGGCCGACACCGACCTGGTCCTGCCCGCGGTGACACCCGGCAACGACCACGTCTACTACGCCTACGTGGTCCGGCACCCCCGGCGCGACGCGGTCATCGAGGCCCTTCAGCCCCGAGGCGTCCACCTCAGCGTGCACTACCGCCGGCCGGTGCACACCATGGACGGATTCGCGCACCTGAAGCAGGCCAAGGGATCCCTGCCGGTCACCGAGGCGCTGGCGGACGAGATCTTCTCGCTGCCGATGTACCCGTCGCTCCCCGAGGAACAGCAGGACCGGGTGATCGCGGCCCTGCGCGAGGTGCTGCGCACCGTCTGA
- a CDS encoding cytochrome P450, whose translation MSVLYDPNDPALAADRFAYYKRLREADPVHEIAAGYWLLTRYDDVEALLRSPHSSSAFPKDPGWAMSRGGPTCPAMRSVSKWLLLQDGAEHRRLRKLIARVFTPRYIDRLRPRIGEIVDGLLDSMGEGEVDLIRDLALPMPVAVVGELLGIPVEDRARCRDWTDKVGYILDPDVTPRRRIAMNKAEPEFRAYLLDLMASRRGADPDHDLLSVLMTAEDDEQLTEEEVVANILLIFNAGHETTVNLIGNGMLALLRQPEALEALRADPGLMATAVDELSRFDPPVTLSSRIATAEMEFGGKVIPPGSHVIGFLDAAGRDPERYPDPDRLDLSRTEPKTLAFSAGPHFCLGAVLGRLEAATVFSKLLERYTKIELLREDLPVNSHFNLHGLLELPLRLSR comes from the coding sequence ATGAGCGTTCTCTACGACCCGAACGATCCCGCCCTCGCCGCCGACAGGTTCGCCTACTACAAGCGGCTGCGCGAGGCCGATCCGGTGCACGAGATCGCGGCAGGGTACTGGCTGCTCACCCGGTACGACGACGTCGAGGCGCTGCTGCGCTCACCGCACTCCTCCAGCGCCTTCCCCAAGGACCCGGGCTGGGCGATGAGCCGGGGCGGGCCGACCTGCCCGGCCATGCGCAGCGTCAGCAAGTGGCTGCTGCTGCAGGACGGAGCCGAGCACCGTCGGCTGCGCAAGCTGATCGCGCGGGTGTTCACGCCGCGCTACATCGACCGCCTGCGGCCGCGTATCGGGGAGATCGTCGACGGTCTGCTCGACAGCATGGGCGAGGGCGAGGTCGACCTGATACGGGACCTGGCGCTGCCGATGCCCGTCGCGGTGGTCGGGGAGTTGCTGGGGATACCCGTCGAGGACCGCGCGCGGTGCCGTGACTGGACCGACAAGGTGGGTTACATCCTGGACCCCGATGTGACGCCCCGCAGACGCATCGCCATGAACAAGGCGGAGCCGGAGTTCCGCGCGTACCTGCTGGACCTGATGGCCTCCCGCCGCGGCGCCGACCCGGACCACGACCTGCTGTCGGTGTTGATGACGGCGGAGGACGACGAGCAGCTCACCGAGGAGGAGGTCGTCGCCAACATCCTGCTCATCTTCAACGCGGGTCACGAGACGACGGTCAACCTGATCGGCAACGGCATGCTGGCTCTGCTGCGACAGCCCGAGGCGCTGGAAGCGCTGCGTGCGGACCCGGGACTGATGGCGACAGCCGTGGACGAGCTGTCCCGGTTCGACCCGCCGGTCACCCTGTCCAGCCGGATCGCCACCGCGGAGATGGAGTTCGGCGGCAAGGTGATTCCCCCGGGTTCCCACGTGATCGGGTTCCTGGACGCCGCCGGCCGGGACCCGGAGCGCTATCCCGACCCCGACCGCCTGGATCTGTCCCGCACCGAGCCGAAGACGTTGGCGTTCAGCGCGGGCCCCCACTTCTGCCTGGGCGCGGTGCTGGGGCGCCTGGAGGCGGCCACCGTGTTCTCGAAGCTGCTGGAGCGGTATACGAAGATCGAGCTGCTCCGCGAGGACCTGCCGGTCAACAGTCACTTCAACCTGCACGGGCTGCTGGAGCTCCCCCTGCGACTCTCCCGCTGA
- a CDS encoding cytochrome P450, which produces MSELEAERRAHYQATVVQGALRTAAAGGDPYASILLVPDDPYPFYERVRERGTLHRSAVGVWTTTSHRVANQILRDRRFGVRTPEGEKPPEFMPFDNSMLGLDPPDHTRLRRLATPSLNPRRLAHWQPHVERFTDELIDEMLAGRGQVNFMRAFAQQLPLRVIGDLVGIPPHHRQSFFRLSRRMAYLLDGVATAPAARGVVAAMAEMTVMFHEIIAERRADPREDLISDLLPAVEDGRMTMDEMVPLCMFLPLAGTETTVNLIGNGLLALLEHPEQWDMLVADPSLADAVVRETLRYDPSVQQYRRIAHTDLQMEGASIAAGEEVAICAGGANRDPEVYPDPGRFDITRDPGPENLAFSAGIHFCLGAALARMEAETALAALAVRVPGIRRAGPVRRRGSFIVRGMLQFPVDLR; this is translated from the coding sequence ATGTCGGAGCTTGAGGCGGAGCGCAGGGCGCACTACCAGGCGACCGTGGTGCAGGGAGCCCTGCGCACCGCGGCCGCGGGCGGTGACCCGTACGCCTCGATCTTGCTGGTACCGGACGATCCCTATCCGTTCTACGAGCGGGTCCGCGAGCGGGGGACGCTTCACCGCAGCGCGGTCGGCGTGTGGACGACCACCAGTCACCGCGTCGCGAACCAGATACTGAGGGACCGGCGCTTCGGTGTCCGTACGCCGGAAGGGGAGAAGCCTCCCGAGTTCATGCCGTTCGACAACTCCATGCTCGGGCTGGACCCGCCCGACCACACGCGGCTGCGCAGGCTCGCCACCCCCTCGCTCAACCCGCGCCGGCTCGCCCACTGGCAGCCGCACGTCGAGCGGTTCACCGACGAGCTGATCGACGAGATGCTGGCGGGGCGGGGCCAGGTCAACTTCATGCGGGCCTTCGCCCAGCAGCTCCCGCTGCGGGTGATCGGCGATCTGGTCGGCATCCCGCCCCACCACCGGCAGTCGTTCTTCCGGCTCAGCCGCCGCATGGCCTACCTGCTCGACGGCGTGGCCACCGCCCCGGCCGCACGGGGCGTGGTGGCGGCCATGGCGGAGATGACGGTGATGTTCCACGAGATCATCGCCGAGCGGCGGGCCGACCCGCGCGAGGACCTGATCAGCGACCTGCTCCCGGCGGTGGAGGACGGTCGGATGACCATGGACGAGATGGTCCCCCTGTGCATGTTCCTGCCGCTGGCCGGTACCGAGACCACCGTCAACCTGATCGGCAACGGGCTGCTGGCCCTCCTCGAACACCCCGAGCAGTGGGACATGCTGGTCGCCGACCCGTCGCTGGCGGATGCCGTCGTACGCGAGACCCTGCGCTACGACCCGTCGGTCCAGCAGTACCGCCGGATCGCGCACACCGACCTCCAGATGGAGGGCGCGTCGATCGCCGCGGGCGAGGAGGTGGCGATCTGCGCGGGCGGGGCCAACCGGGATCCAGAGGTCTATCCCGACCCCGGAAGGTTCGACATCACACGGGACCCGGGACCGGAGAACCTGGCCTTCTCGGCGGGTATCCACTTCTGTCTCGGCGCCGCGCTGGCCCGCATGGAGGCGGAGAC